One Sporomusaceae bacterium ACPt DNA window includes the following coding sequences:
- the metAA gene encoding Homoserine O-acetyltransferase, producing MPIKIPNNLPATNILESENIFVMYEDRAYTQDIRPLKVLLLNLMPTKITTETQFLRLLGNTPLQVEVDFMYTATYAPTHTSQEHLIKFYETFDKVQSRKYDGMIITGAPVEHLPFEQVAYWDELCQIMEWSKSHVYSTLHICWGAQAGLYYHYGIPKYDLPQKMFGVFPHKIDSANRDKLFRGFDDIFYVPHSRHTEIRHKDIEQIPELRILSESDISGIYAVGDVQGKQFFITGHSEYDPLTLKSEYDRDVSQGLPIQIPQNYFPNDDPAQSPIVLWRSAANLLFANWLNYYVYQETPFDLSRL from the coding sequence ATGCCAATTAAAATACCCAATAACCTGCCTGCTACTAACATTCTTGAAAGCGAAAATATATTTGTAATGTATGAAGATCGAGCATATACCCAGGATATCCGTCCTCTTAAAGTACTGCTTTTGAATCTAATGCCTACTAAAATTACCACCGAAACCCAATTTCTCCGGCTGCTGGGCAATACACCTTTGCAAGTGGAAGTTGACTTCATGTATACAGCTACATACGCGCCCACCCATACATCGCAAGAACACCTTATTAAGTTTTACGAAACATTTGACAAGGTACAATCCCGTAAATATGACGGCATGATCATAACCGGAGCACCTGTTGAGCATCTTCCTTTTGAGCAGGTAGCCTACTGGGACGAACTCTGCCAAATTATGGAATGGAGTAAAAGCCATGTCTACTCAACTCTCCATATTTGTTGGGGGGCCCAAGCCGGATTATACTACCATTATGGCATACCCAAGTATGATCTTCCGCAAAAAATGTTTGGGGTTTTCCCGCATAAAATAGACTCTGCCAACCGCGACAAACTTTTCCGGGGATTTGATGATATTTTCTATGTCCCCCACTCTAGGCATACGGAAATTAGACATAAAGACATTGAACAAATCCCTGAGCTGCGTATTCTCTCCGAATCAGACATTTCCGGCATTTATGCGGTAGGAGATGTGCAGGGTAAACAATTTTTTATCACCGGCCACTCTGAATATGATCCGCTTACGCTCAAATCCGAATACGATCGTGACGTTTCCCAAGGACTCCCCATTCAAATTCCGCAGAATTATTTTCCTAACGATGACCCTGCGCAATCCCCAATTGTTCTCTGGCGAAGTGCCGCCAACCTCCTCTTTGCTAACTGGCTCAACTATTATGTTTATCAGGAAACTCCGTTTGACCTCTCAAGATTATAA
- a CDS encoding IS481 family transposase ISChy3, which translates to MFEAFYGFQKTPFSRDIPTQELYSSVMHDEMLSRLEYAAERQLFAVITGDCGTGKTTTIRRFQDILSPARFKLLYLADSSLTPRHFYKGMLEQLGCEAKFYRGDAKRQLHREIELMRGIHGLVPVVVVDEAHLLDREMLEEVRFLLNFKMDAQSPMALILVGQSELWDRLKLQAYAAIRQRIDIQCKLPHFDRAQVGEYIKRHLTYAGADRDIFSDGAIDEIFRYSGGAARLVNKACTHCLIYGSQNGRRIIDDHMVKLVIQGELA; encoded by the coding sequence GTGTTTGAGGCGTTCTACGGATTTCAAAAGACGCCTTTCTCGCGAGATATCCCCACCCAAGAACTCTATTCTTCCGTTATGCATGACGAAATGCTGTCAAGACTTGAATATGCCGCCGAGCGCCAGTTGTTCGCCGTGATCACCGGCGATTGCGGTACAGGTAAAACAACGACAATACGCCGATTCCAGGATATTCTCAGTCCTGCGCGGTTTAAACTATTGTATCTGGCCGATTCCAGCCTGACGCCCAGGCATTTTTACAAAGGCATGCTTGAGCAATTGGGCTGCGAGGCCAAGTTTTATCGCGGCGACGCAAAACGCCAACTGCACCGGGAGATTGAACTGATGCGGGGCATTCACGGCCTCGTGCCCGTAGTGGTGGTAGACGAAGCCCACCTCTTAGACAGGGAGATGCTGGAAGAAGTAAGATTTCTCTTGAACTTTAAAATGGATGCGCAAAGCCCCATGGCCTTAATCCTTGTCGGGCAGAGCGAACTATGGGACAGACTCAAGCTGCAGGCGTATGCTGCTATTCGCCAGCGCATCGATATCCAGTGCAAGCTGCCGCACTTTGATCGTGCGCAAGTCGGGGAATACATAAAAAGACACCTGACCTATGCAGGCGCCGACAGAGACATCTTTTCAGACGGAGCTATCGATGAAATTTTCCGCTATTCAGGCGGCGCGGCGCGGCTGGTCAACAAAGCGTGTACGCATTGCCTTATTTACGGCTCGCAAAACGGACGGAGGATTATCGATGATCACATGGTGAAGCTGGTCATACAGGGGGAGTTGGCATGA
- the drrA gene encoding Daunorubicin/doxorubicin resistance ATP-binding protein DrrA: MTAIRVENLIKKYKNGVQALDGLTLTVNEGEIFSLLGQNGAGKSTLINVLTTYLRPTSGSVIMFGKDAYREAAAIRTQISCVAQRTSIDTHLSLTENMMFQSKLYKVPKAEAQKRMEALIACFGLERYLKYPVSSYSGGVRRRLDIALNMMSNPKVLFLDEPTVGMDIQSRMAMWDMMKKIKNDFGTTIFLTTHYLEEADQLSDTVCIMKNGKEVIQGTPHALREYLRQDMLKISFASKEEAKSCFEPLKSVVALEETDLRHDKIITGSKNGHADLEKANRWLLDHRIPFLGIEIMQPTLEDVFIRLTGENGKEVCQ; the protein is encoded by the coding sequence ATGACAGCTATCCGTGTCGAAAATCTGATAAAAAAATATAAGAATGGTGTGCAGGCGTTAGACGGCCTTACTTTGACGGTGAATGAAGGGGAAATTTTCTCCCTCTTAGGGCAAAACGGCGCGGGAAAATCAACCCTTATCAATGTACTGACCACATATCTGCGCCCGACATCCGGCAGCGTAATCATGTTTGGAAAAGATGCTTACCGTGAAGCAGCCGCAATCCGCACCCAAATTTCCTGCGTCGCACAGCGGACATCGATTGATACGCATCTATCTCTTACGGAAAACATGATGTTTCAAAGCAAGCTCTACAAGGTACCAAAAGCGGAAGCGCAAAAACGTATGGAAGCATTGATTGCCTGTTTTGGATTGGAACGATATTTGAAATACCCTGTTTCCTCTTATTCCGGTGGGGTAAGAAGGCGGCTTGATATTGCGCTCAATATGATGTCAAATCCGAAAGTGTTATTCCTGGACGAGCCGACCGTTGGCATGGACATTCAATCCCGCATGGCGATGTGGGACATGATGAAAAAAATCAAAAACGATTTTGGAACCACGATTTTTCTGACAACCCACTACTTAGAGGAAGCCGACCAGTTAAGCGATACCGTCTGCATTATGAAAAACGGGAAAGAGGTTATTCAAGGCACGCCTCATGCTCTCCGCGAATATCTGCGGCAGGATATGCTGAAAATCAGCTTTGCGTCAAAAGAAGAAGCAAAAAGCTGTTTTGAACCGTTAAAAAGCGTTGTTGCTCTGGAAGAAACAGATTTACGCCATGATAAGATTATCACCGGTTCAAAAAACGGTCATGCCGATTTAGAAAAAGCAAACCGTTGGCTGTTGGATCACAGGATTCCTTTCCTGGGTATAGAAATCATGCAGCCCACCTTGGAAGATGTTTTTATCAGACTGACAGGCGAAAATGGAAAGGAGGTCTGCCAATGA
- a CDS encoding IS200/IS605 family transposase ISCth10: MDDTKSLAHSKWRCKYHIVFAPKYRRQAIYGKIKSDIGVILRKLCEYKGVEILEANACPDHIHMLVSIPPKISVASFVGYLKGKSSLMIFDKHANLKYKYGNRHFWCKGYFVDTVGRNKEAIAKYIREQLQEDIIADQLSLKELTDPFTGEPVKKS; encoded by the coding sequence ATGGATGATACTAAGAGTTTAGCACATAGTAAATGGCGGTGTAAATATCATATAGTATTTGCACCAAAATATCGTAGACAGGCGATATATGGAAAAATAAAATCGGATATAGGTGTAATCCTAAGGAAGCTCTGTGAGTACAAAGGCGTGGAAATTCTAGAGGCCAACGCTTGCCCCGACCATATTCACATGCTAGTAAGTATACCACCGAAAATCAGTGTGGCGTCTTTTGTGGGATACTTAAAAGGGAAAAGTTCGCTAATGATATTTGATAAGCATGCGAATTTGAAATATAAGTATGGAAACAGACATTTCTGGTGCAAAGGATATTTTGTGGATACGGTGGGACGAAACAAAGAGGCAATAGCCAAATATATCCGTGAGCAGTTACAAGAAGATATAATTGCCGACCAGTTAAGTTTGAAGGAGTTGACAGACCCGTTTACGGGTGAGCCCGTGAAAAAGTCATAA
- a CDS encoding IS481 family transposase ISChy6, which produces MYLGFYSLTAAPFGKEIDSRHLFVSPALSEGLARLEYLKTTRGIGLVTGEAGSGKTSLLRRFAHSLNPALSKAIYFPLSTLTVMDFYRGLATCLGEEPKFRKVDLFAQIQTAILTLFQNKRITPVLILDEMHRASNAFLNDISLLFNFAMDSENPFVLVLSGLPHLADRRKLVHNQPLLQRIILRYHVQPLGKKDVRLYLEHHRKRAGANYEIFTPPAVEAIASRSRGLPRMINNLATPSLLYGYAKQLRTIDEETVFAIAPEAGA; this is translated from the coding sequence ATGTATCTGGGTTTTTATTCCCTCACAGCCGCTCCCTTTGGCAAAGAAATAGACAGCCGTCACTTGTTCGTCTCACCGGCGCTTTCGGAAGGCTTAGCACGCCTTGAGTATTTGAAAACGACCAGGGGGATCGGCCTCGTCACCGGCGAGGCCGGTTCCGGCAAAACATCGCTCTTAAGACGGTTTGCTCATAGTCTTAACCCGGCACTTTCTAAAGCTATTTATTTCCCTTTGTCAACATTGACCGTGATGGATTTTTACCGGGGGCTGGCTACCTGTTTGGGCGAAGAGCCGAAATTCCGTAAGGTCGATTTATTTGCCCAGATTCAGACCGCCATTTTGACGTTGTTTCAAAACAAGCGCATTACGCCGGTGTTGATTTTGGATGAAATGCATAGGGCTTCCAACGCCTTTCTTAATGACATTAGCCTGTTATTTAACTTTGCAATGGACTCGGAAAATCCGTTTGTGCTGGTGCTGTCAGGTTTGCCTCATCTGGCTGACCGCCGAAAACTGGTTCACAACCAGCCGCTGCTGCAGAGGATTATCCTTCGCTATCATGTACAGCCCCTCGGCAAGAAAGATGTCCGGCTATATCTTGAGCATCATCGCAAGCGGGCTGGAGCAAATTATGAGATTTTTACACCCCCAGCGGTAGAGGCTATTGCTTCCCGATCCAGGGGATTGCCGAGAATGATCAACAATTTGGCAACTCCTTCACTGCTCTATGGCTATGCCAAGCAACTCAGGACGATTGACGAAGAAACAGTGTTTGCCATTGCGCCGGAGGCCGGCGCTTGA
- the cysH gene encoding Phosphoadenosine phosphosulfate reductase, translating into MWCKSCSRETNSETCEICGNATERDIPIMIYWCNDCKTPIIKSANRIDKNICPLCGKETSYLCADLRPVFPEERMLIEILTAKPLEYINKTVWAADNRYYIDGESKIIPISAYKKRSAAQIVEQLEKYKAQNHYDFFNQAIEKFIKANTERLHYIFDEATEFIRDTAKAYPSENIVISFSGGKDSTVTADLTVRALSNPSLVHIFGDTTLEFPLTIEYAKRFRENNPKAIFKTARNKEQDFYEVCKDIGPPARMLRWCCSMFKTGPITRVLNSLYRDVDILTFYGIRKNESVSRSKYNRVENNAESVKIQKQKVASPIFHWKDIDVWLYILGEGINFNDAYRLGYDRVGCWCCPNNNERAQFLSRIYMPEQAKKWRKFLIDFAVKIGKPDAEVYVDSGKWKARQGGNGIAASEDVKIKFTNCTTEDNAKVYKLNRPIDDSFLNLLTPFGKIAKELGRKLINETIVLDIKTNVPILSVQPFSQDGYDYAVKIKTMNVAKHDDLQRMVGYQVRKFNACRKCLKCESLCRFGAISIGGEEYRISDSKCKRCKMCVTAKYLDGGCLMDKYLKTKE; encoded by the coding sequence ATGTGGTGCAAGAGTTGTAGCAGGGAAACGAATAGCGAAACCTGTGAGATTTGCGGTAACGCCACTGAACGGGATATCCCTATCATGATTTATTGGTGCAACGACTGCAAGACGCCGATCATAAAATCAGCAAACAGAATTGATAAAAACATTTGTCCTCTATGCGGTAAAGAAACCTCATATTTATGTGCAGATTTACGCCCAGTATTCCCTGAAGAACGGATGTTGATTGAAATACTAACCGCAAAGCCGCTTGAATACATAAATAAAACCGTTTGGGCTGCAGATAATCGTTATTACATTGACGGTGAATCGAAAATAATCCCAATAAGTGCATATAAAAAGCGTTCTGCCGCCCAAATTGTGGAACAGCTCGAAAAATACAAAGCTCAAAACCACTACGACTTTTTCAATCAAGCTATAGAGAAGTTTATAAAAGCAAACACTGAAAGATTGCATTACATTTTTGATGAGGCGACAGAGTTTATTAGGGACACAGCTAAAGCATACCCAAGTGAGAATATAGTAATCTCGTTTTCAGGTGGCAAGGATTCAACTGTTACTGCCGATTTAACTGTGCGAGCTTTAAGTAATCCGAGCTTAGTACATATCTTCGGCGATACTACCCTTGAGTTTCCGCTGACCATCGAATATGCTAAGCGATTTAGGGAAAACAATCCCAAAGCCATATTTAAAACGGCAAGAAACAAGGAACAAGACTTTTATGAGGTTTGTAAGGACATTGGCCCCCCTGCCCGTATGCTCCGCTGGTGCTGTTCTATGTTTAAGACAGGGCCTATTACTCGTGTACTAAATAGTCTGTATCGTGACGTGGATATTTTAACTTTTTACGGTATTCGCAAAAACGAATCCGTAAGCCGCAGTAAATATAACCGAGTAGAGAACAATGCCGAGTCAGTAAAGATACAAAAGCAAAAGGTTGCATCCCCAATTTTTCATTGGAAAGATATCGACGTTTGGCTCTACATATTGGGTGAAGGCATTAATTTCAACGATGCTTATAGGCTCGGCTATGATCGGGTGGGATGCTGGTGTTGTCCGAACAATAATGAAAGAGCGCAGTTTTTGTCCCGGATCTATATGCCGGAGCAGGCTAAGAAATGGCGTAAGTTTTTGATAGATTTCGCTGTTAAGATTGGTAAGCCTGATGCCGAAGTCTATGTTGACAGTGGTAAGTGGAAAGCTCGTCAGGGCGGTAATGGTATTGCTGCCTCGGAAGACGTTAAAATTAAATTTACGAACTGCACAACTGAGGACAACGCAAAGGTATATAAGCTTAACCGTCCGATTGATGATAGCTTTTTGAATTTACTGACTCCATTTGGTAAGATTGCCAAGGAACTTGGGCGAAAGCTTATAAATGAAACCATTGTTTTGGATATAAAAACCAATGTGCCAATTTTATCTGTTCAGCCTTTTTCGCAGGACGGATATGATTATGCAGTAAAAATCAAGACAATGAATGTAGCAAAGCATGATGATCTGCAAAGAATGGTCGGATATCAGGTGAGGAAGTTTAATGCTTGCCGCAAATGTTTAAAATGCGAATCGCTGTGCAGGTTCGGCGCCATTTCAATTGGCGGCGAAGAGTACCGTATCAGTGATAGCAAGTGTAAGCGTTGCAAGATGTGTGTTACGGCAAAATACCTCGACGGAGGCTGTTTGATGGATAAGTATTTAAAAACGAAAGAATAA
- the dinG_3 gene encoding 3'-5' exonuclease DinG — MKNNIGEKLLFIDTETGGIDCNKHSLLSVGLVVWGNDREIIDSTEVFIRHRNYIVTSTAQNINKFNMQEHEQLAVHPKKAIELILNFCKQHFSENLLIPLAGHNTQFDVNFLKVFLKKNGRSFDQIFSHRIIDTYTLLRSLYYSGKITNDISSSTQAFRYFDIKVNGRHSAKGDAIATAQLFSRLLELL; from the coding sequence ATGAAAAATAATATTGGAGAAAAGCTCCTATTTATCGATACGGAAACAGGTGGCATTGATTGTAATAAGCATTCATTACTATCAGTTGGGTTGGTAGTATGGGGAAATGATAGAGAGATTATTGATAGTACAGAAGTCTTTATTAGGCACAGGAATTATATTGTAACATCAACAGCACAAAATATTAATAAATTCAATATGCAAGAACATGAGCAACTTGCAGTGCATCCCAAAAAGGCAATAGAATTAATCCTTAATTTTTGCAAACAACATTTTAGTGAGAACCTCCTAATTCCTTTGGCAGGGCACAATACACAATTTGATGTGAATTTTTTAAAGGTGTTTTTGAAAAAGAATGGACGTTCTTTTGATCAGATTTTTTCCCACCGAATTATTGATACATACACATTGTTGAGAAGTTTATATTATAGCGGGAAAATTACTAATGATATTTCAAGTTCTACTCAAGCATTTAGATATTTTGATATAAAAGTAAATGGGCGTCATTCAGCTAAAGGTGATGCAATTGCTACAGCGCAACTGTTTAGTAGGCTCCTTGAACTATTATGA
- the csd_1 gene encoding putative cysteine desulfurase, with protein MDKTAYFNNAATTFPKPEEVYSFVDKFYRESGLNSGRGQNNSTSKLTQDTRNLLLELFHCPAKKVVFTPSATEAINVILQGLPITDNYNIYISPFEHNAVTRVINYLQGLYKLNIITLSVNEKNLTYDLEKIKYQFAENKPNIVIISHASNVCGVIAPITEICTMSHQYGSINVIDMCQTAGLIDTDLSSNLYDFVVFAGHKTLYATFGIAGFICNGDIKPKPLIYGGAGFDSANPNVPDTIPERYEVGSQNIMAIAGLYAALSWIKKTGIHRIYAKEKENHSKLIAVLSEFDNIRIITPADVADTVGVVSCVFDSYSSDNIGQILSQQGVEVRTGLHCAPLAHRFLGTFPAGTVRFSVSYFNTEDDFAKLRQALEFICENG; from the coding sequence TTGGATAAAACAGCTTACTTTAATAATGCTGCTACCACTTTCCCGAAGCCGGAAGAAGTGTATAGCTTTGTAGATAAATTTTATCGTGAGTCGGGACTTAACTCCGGCCGTGGACAAAATAACTCCACGAGTAAACTCACTCAAGATACGCGAAATCTGTTGTTGGAGCTGTTTCACTGTCCTGCCAAAAAAGTAGTATTTACCCCGTCGGCAACGGAAGCAATCAACGTTATTTTGCAGGGACTTCCCATAACAGATAACTATAACATCTATATCTCACCCTTTGAGCATAATGCGGTTACAAGGGTAATCAACTATCTGCAGGGATTATATAAACTAAATATCATTACCTTGTCCGTAAACGAAAAGAATCTAACCTATGATTTAGAGAAGATTAAATATCAGTTTGCGGAGAACAAACCTAATATCGTAATTATAAGTCATGCGAGTAACGTATGTGGTGTGATAGCGCCTATAACCGAGATTTGCACAATGTCGCACCAGTACGGCTCGATAAATGTAATTGATATGTGCCAGACTGCAGGCCTTATCGATACGGATTTGAGCAGTAATTTATATGATTTTGTGGTTTTTGCCGGCCATAAGACCTTATATGCCACCTTTGGCATTGCAGGGTTTATATGCAATGGAGATATCAAGCCTAAGCCTCTTATTTATGGCGGTGCTGGGTTTGATTCTGCTAATCCAAATGTGCCTGACACAATTCCAGAAAGATACGAGGTTGGCAGTCAAAACATAATGGCAATAGCAGGACTGTATGCGGCTTTGAGTTGGATAAAGAAAACAGGAATTCATCGCATCTATGCGAAAGAAAAAGAAAACCATAGTAAGCTAATAGCTGTTTTAAGTGAATTTGATAACATCAGAATTATCACTCCTGCCGATGTTGCGGATACAGTTGGCGTCGTATCCTGTGTCTTTGATAGCTATAGCAGCGATAATATCGGACAGATACTGAGTCAACAGGGTGTCGAGGTTAGAACAGGACTTCACTGTGCGCCATTAGCGCATAGATTTTTAGGCACTTTTCCTGCTGGGACAGTCAGATTTAGTGTAAGCTACTTCAATACTGAAGATGACTTTGCAAAGCTTAGACAAGCCTTGGAATTTATTTGCGAAAACGGTTAG
- the lcfB gene encoding Long-chain-fatty-acid--CoA ligase, whose protein sequence is MLLTIYVLKTLRISLCRDISIYLQKTSQAIKDGWLYTGDLAYQDSEGYFYIVDRLKDLIISNGENIYPREIEELLYTFPGIIEASVIGVADELRGQVARAYIVLAEGHALDKKAIREYLQANIAAYKIPRDFVVIDALPKNQTGKILKRVLHEQAG, encoded by the coding sequence TTGCTACTTACAATTTATGTGCTAAAAACTTTGCGGATAAGTTTATGCAGGGATATTTCAATCTACCTGCAGAAAACTTCGCAGGCGATTAAAGACGGTTGGCTTTATACTGGCGATTTGGCATATCAAGATTCCGAGGGTTATTTTTATATTGTCGACAGGCTGAAAGACCTAATTATTTCAAATGGCGAAAATATCTATCCCCGAGAAATTGAGGAATTATTATATACTTTTCCTGGTATTATCGAGGCAAGCGTAATTGGAGTTGCTGACGAACTTCGCGGCCAGGTAGCACGTGCCTACATAGTATTGGCAGAAGGACATGCCTTGGATAAAAAGGCGATAAGAGAATACCTTCAGGCCAATATTGCTGCTTATAAAATACCGCGAGATTTTGTCGTCATTGATGCTTTACCCAAAAATCAAACAGGCAAGATATTAAAACGTGTGCTTCATGAGCAAGCCGGGTAG